A genomic window from Brassica oleracea var. oleracea cultivar TO1000 chromosome C8, BOL, whole genome shotgun sequence includes:
- the LOC106307719 gene encoding protein cereblon-like, whose protein sequence is MDEEDRILERERLQMEQIRELDFEELQVEEVDEFRDSEEDDDLGISHHTRLRLLSDNVGADDEHVFNPDVASLHTYLGEVEDTPNRTAFVDGGTVLKIPLFYLEGVVLFPDSTLPLRIVQSTFLAAIERALNQPNAPCTIGVIRVYREGNQFKYATVGTTAEIRQYRRLSDGSFNVITRGQQRFLLKRRWTDVEGFPCGEVHIVEEDVPLRTPRDAFGKLVPISNSRASSTMALSASFSDTDEMSVANSEESFESALSPSEKRLHYSAVDSIMDDWTCSDDEDEVVSTSNIIQSADGKTPVSKGKCQKLNRLTSFRKNTDLNRFSMAPRAFWPFWVYRMYDSYHLAQRAADLWKQIVGVPNMEAIVNKPDILSFSIASKIPVSESIRQELLEIDGVSYRLQREIELLESFDRVRCKHCQSVVARRSDMLVMSSDGPLGAYVNPHGYVHEIMTFYKANDIAISGRSVKEDSWFPGYAWTIANCATCETQLGWLFTATSNKLKPSSFWAVRSSQVADDMR, encoded by the exons ATGGACGAGGAGGACAGGATTCTAGAGAGAGAGAGGCTTCAGATGGAGCAGATTCGTGAGCTCGATTTCGAGGAGTTGCAGGTTGAGGAAGTCGATGAATTTCGAGATTCCGAGGAGGATGATGATCTCGGAATCTCCCACCACACTCGTCTCCGTCTCCTCTC TGATAATGTTGGTGCTGATGATGAACATGTTTTCAACCCAGACGTGGCTTCTTTACATACCTATCTTGGCG AGGTTGAGGACACTCCAAACAGAACTGCTTTTGTGGATGGAGGCACAGTTTTGAAGATCCCTCTTTTCTATCTCGAAG GAGTGGTTCTGTTTCCGGACTCCACGCTTCCCCTTAGAATCGTCCAGTCCACTTTCTTGGCTGCTATTGAGAGAGCTTTGAACCAACCTAACGCTCCATGTACCATTGGTGTC ATTCGTGTTTACAGAGAAGGTAATCAGTTCAAGTATGCCACTGTTGGGACAACCGCTGAG ATACGACAATACCGTCGACTTAGTGATGGCTCATTCAATGTTATTACTCGTGGACAGCAGCGGTTTCTTTTAAAGCGTCGCTGGACTGATGTTGAAGGATTC CCTTGCGGAGAGGTTCATATTGTTGAGGAAGATGTACCCTTGAGGACTCCCAGGGATGCTTTTGGGAAGCTGGTACCAATAAGCAACTCGAGAGCTTCCAGTACAATGGCTTTATCTGCATCTTTTAGTGACACGGACGAAATGTCAGTAGCAAATTCTGAAGAAAGTTTTGAAAGTGCTCTTTCTCCATCAGAGAAAAGACTTCATTATTCAGCAGTTGACTCAATAATGGATGACTGGACATGTAGTGATGATGAGGACGAAGTAGTCAGTACATCTAATATTATCCAATCTGCTGATGGCAAAACTCCTGTTTCGAAAGGGAAATGTCAAAAGCTAAACAGGCTGACGAGTTTCCGGAAAAATACTGATCTAAACCGATTCAGTATGGCCCCAAGAGCATTTTGGCCATTCTGGGTGTACCGGATGTACGACTCATATCATCTTGCTCAACGAGCAGCTG ATCTGTGGAAGCAGATAGTTGGGGTTCCAAACATGGAGGCAATAGTGAATAAGCCAGATATTTTATCATTTTCCATTGCTAGTAAAATTCCCGTCTCTGAGTCAATTAGACAAGAGCTCTTGGAGATTGACGGAGTCTCTTACAGATTGCAGAGAGAAATAGAGTTGCTTGAGAGTTTTGATCGTGTTCGATGTAAACACTGTCAG AGTGTCGTAGCAAGAAGAAGTGACATGTTGGTTATGTCTAGTGATGGTCCTCTAGGTGCCTACGTAAACCCACATGGCTATGTGCATGAGATAATGACATTTTACAAAGCAAATGACATAGCGATAAGTGGTAGATCTGTTAAAGAAGACAGTTGGTTTCCTGG GTATGCATGGACGATTGCAAATTGTGCAACGTGTGAAACCCAGCTGGGTTGGCTTTTCACAGCAACAAGCAATAAGTTGAAGCCATCATCTTTCTGGGCAGTTCGTAGCTCACAGGTCGCAGATGACATGCGCTGA
- the LOC106308139 gene encoding uncharacterized protein LOC106308139 isoform X1 has translation MQKTRATFRHKDQTMSQSVDRQTDLVGHNNNNNNKVITNPLAMSLLIGLKNDKCISDSDFVRSPKSPLEFKMLSTMAADPFFLRSRRSSFTAHLNCPAKVGLSIVDSLGDDRALSPDVVFGPALRIKSSDIKDKHPKSLKIEKDRSGVIFEIGSFSADDCPTKTRVLSQSKFPRIGSDNAFSSEDEMEMSEDYTCITTHGPNPKTTHIYGDQVLECHKNGDDNKDKSIETELDSMFTLDNFLSVCNLCNKKLVLGKDIYMYRGEKAFCSAECRSEEMTIDEEDVQDSCVVMHGSLKKLLF, from the exons ATGCAGAAAACAAGAGCAACGTTTCGTCACAAAGATCAAACAATGTCTCAGTCTGTAGATCGGCAAACTGATCTGGTCGGACACAACAACAACAACAACAACAAAGTGATCACTAACCCACTGGCTATGAGTCTCTTGATTGGTCTGAAGAATGACAAGTGCATCTCAGATTCTGATTTTGTCAGAAGCCCTAAATCTCCTCTGGAGTTTAAGATGTTGTCTACAATGGCTGCTGACCCATTCTTCCTCAGATCTCGTAGATCCTCATTCACTGCTCATCTTAACTGCCCTGCTAAAGTTGGGTTAAGCATTGTGGATTCTCTCGGTGATGATCGGGCTCTGTCACCAGATGTCGTGTTTGGACCAGCCTTGAGGATCAAGTCCTCTGATATCAAGGACAAACATCCCAAGTCCTTGAAGATCGAAAAGGACAGATCTGGTGTTATCTTCGAAATCGGCTCATTTTCTGCGGATGATTGTCCGACAAAGACCCGAGTTCTGTCTCAATCCAAGTTTCCAAGGATTGGTTCAGACAATGCATTCTCATCTGAGGATGAGATGGAGATGTCAGAGGACTACACTTGTATCACTACACATGGTCCTAACCCGAAAACCACTCATATTTACGGTGACCAAGTTTTAGAGTGTCACAAGAATGGGGATGATAACAAAGACAAGAGTATCGAGACAGAGTTGGATTCCATGTTTACTTTGGACAACTTCCTCAGCGTATGTAACTTATGCAACAAGAAACTTGTACTTGGGAAAGACATATATATGTACAG AGGAGAGAAAGCTTTTTGCAGCGCAGAGTGTCGTTCAGAGGAGATGACAATAGATGAGGAGGACGTGCAAGATTCTTGCGTAGTTATGCACGGATCTCTAAAGAAGCTCCTCTTCTGA
- the LOC106308139 gene encoding uncharacterized protein LOC106308139 isoform X2, which yields MSQSVDRQTDLVGHNNNNNNKVITNPLAMSLLIGLKNDKCISDSDFVRSPKSPLEFKMLSTMAADPFFLRSRRSSFTAHLNCPAKVGLSIVDSLGDDRALSPDVVFGPALRIKSSDIKDKHPKSLKIEKDRSGVIFEIGSFSADDCPTKTRVLSQSKFPRIGSDNAFSSEDEMEMSEDYTCITTHGPNPKTTHIYGDQVLECHKNGDDNKDKSIETELDSMFTLDNFLSVCNLCNKKLVLGKDIYMYRGEKAFCSAECRSEEMTIDEEDVQDSCVVMHGSLKKLLF from the exons ATGTCTCAGTCTGTAGATCGGCAAACTGATCTGGTCGGACACAACAACAACAACAACAACAAAGTGATCACTAACCCACTGGCTATGAGTCTCTTGATTGGTCTGAAGAATGACAAGTGCATCTCAGATTCTGATTTTGTCAGAAGCCCTAAATCTCCTCTGGAGTTTAAGATGTTGTCTACAATGGCTGCTGACCCATTCTTCCTCAGATCTCGTAGATCCTCATTCACTGCTCATCTTAACTGCCCTGCTAAAGTTGGGTTAAGCATTGTGGATTCTCTCGGTGATGATCGGGCTCTGTCACCAGATGTCGTGTTTGGACCAGCCTTGAGGATCAAGTCCTCTGATATCAAGGACAAACATCCCAAGTCCTTGAAGATCGAAAAGGACAGATCTGGTGTTATCTTCGAAATCGGCTCATTTTCTGCGGATGATTGTCCGACAAAGACCCGAGTTCTGTCTCAATCCAAGTTTCCAAGGATTGGTTCAGACAATGCATTCTCATCTGAGGATGAGATGGAGATGTCAGAGGACTACACTTGTATCACTACACATGGTCCTAACCCGAAAACCACTCATATTTACGGTGACCAAGTTTTAGAGTGTCACAAGAATGGGGATGATAACAAAGACAAGAGTATCGAGACAGAGTTGGATTCCATGTTTACTTTGGACAACTTCCTCAGCGTATGTAACTTATGCAACAAGAAACTTGTACTTGGGAAAGACATATATATGTACAG AGGAGAGAAAGCTTTTTGCAGCGCAGAGTGTCGTTCAGAGGAGATGACAATAGATGAGGAGGACGTGCAAGATTCTTGCGTAGTTATGCACGGATCTCTAAAGAAGCTCCTCTTCTGA